The window GGGGGCCGCGTGGCTTTCGAGGCCGAGGTGTGCCACCTTTCCACGGGCACCTCCGAGACTTCTAACGGAGTGCGCTACACGCGACTCTGGGGGACGCCGCTAGCTTTTCGGGACATTGCCACCCAAATCTCTAAGGACCTTGAACTTTGAACggagtgtttgagtgtgtgtgtgtgtgtgtgtgtgtgtgtgtgtgtgtgtgtgtgtgttgatgtgtgtgtgcaaagggaggcgggggggggggggggggagggggggggtggaaataattgaagaaaaaaatatcagcGAGGCGGCAGCAAGGGGGCTGGACCCGAGAGACAAGActtctccttctgtctcttACATGACTAcccccctgcacacacacacacacacacacacacacaccggacccgtaaagccccccccccctcctccacccaatcacccccccccccccccaggtcAGCCGACATCTTCGCTGAGCGACTGCACCCCCCGGACCTGGATCAGACCTGGATCAGACCTGGATCTGGACCTGGATCCGGACCTGGATCAGACCTGGATCAGACCTGGATCTGGACCTGGATCCGGACCTGGATCAGACCTGGATCAGACGGAGTCTAGTAGAATCTTTTTTATTGCTCCTCTAGCCATAATGACTCtttattttggtatttattGCTCTGATCATTGTTTCTACCCGACGTCACCGTCACCGTCACCGTCACCGTCACCACTAACATCATCTCTTCGTGTACCGGACGTCATCGACCAGCCAGTCCTTTATTTTTAAACTCTTcttatatagagatatatatatccatatctatatatagagagagatatatagagatatatatatatatatatatgtcaccttaacgccccccccccccctcaccgaTGCTTATCTGCTGACTGTCATCACCCGGGGACACTAACGTGGATCTGGTCCGACTCAGTGATCAGGTTCAGGGTTGCGTTGCTCTCAGCAGTGACGACTGCACTGAATTAAGGTCAGTGGGAGCAGCGTTGACGGGCCTCtgaaacagccaatcagaggcttGAGATGTGACATCTTCCACTTCATGAACCGCCTCTCAGTCACATCAGTTTCTCTGCACAAAGTCTAAATGTAGATCATGTTTATTAAACTAAATTATTATGCATACAAGATGAAATCAATACAGCTGATTTGGTTCAATATTATTAAGGTTTCATACCGTTGTTGTCGTCATAGTAATCCCTTTCCTCTGCCGGCTCTACGTGCACACATGCTGCTCTCTGGTTGGCTGGATTCCATGTTTGTCAGCGCTGGTCGTCGTCAGTTAAACTTGGTCAAAGCATTTTGGATTTCCCGCCCCGTTTCATCCCTTTACCTTCTTCTAAAGCACTAGACTGAAGACAGCAGAGACAAACAAAACGTGGCGTCGTCGCACAAACCTTGAAATGTCGCCGTCGTCCCACCGCTGAGTAACCGTAGGTTTGGTTTATTTGCTGTTCTATTGTGTGCCATGTGATCTCACCTCAGCCATCATCTCAGCGTGTTGACGGGAAACACCCTCTCCGATTACACtctcaccttcacacacacagagacaaacatgCACTTCTAAATGTCCACCCTGTCTATAAACTGGTCTGTCCATTACTGATGACTGTGGGGGGGGTGTTCTGAATCTGGAAAGGCACGATGAAGGCAGCGTGCACAGTGTTTTCTTCTTGTTAGTCCAGTTGCCTTTAAAGTGAACAACCCCCAGCGCCTTCATACAGTGcatatttaatgtaaaataaaatcaaaagagagagagagagaagagaggaagctTTCTGTCCTCCCTCCCTGTTTTTAGTGAATACCGTACTGTGATATTTACGTAGGCTACAGAGATCATGTTGTTTGGCTGCTGATTTACTGTTAATACTATCTCTCAGTTGTGGCTTTGCTCATGGTGACCCCAAAAACACCCCCATcataaaccccccccccccgactcCCTACATTCAACAGGGACGCCGACCTCGACCCCGTCCGCCACCTTCGTACGTACGACCGACTTTTCCTTTCTAACGTCCCAACGAGCGTTTGGATTTCCTCAGCTCTTCGTTTGAGACCCTGAAACACTCCGTCCGCCGCCATCCTCACTCTCCCACCGTAGACCAACGTATGACATCATCCTCACTCTCCCACCGTAGACCAACATATGACATCATCCTCACTCTCCCACCGTAGACCAACGTATGACATCATCCTCACTCTCACGCCGTAGACCCACGTATGACATCATCCTCACTCTCCCACCGTAGACCCACGTATGACATCATCCTCACTCTCACGCCGTAGACCCACGTATGACATCATCCTCACTCTCACGCCGTAGACCCACGTATGACATCATCCTCACTCTCCCACCGTAGACCAACGTATGACATCATCCTCACTCTCACGCCGTAGACCAACATATGACATCATCCTCACTCTCCCACCGTAGACCCACGTATGACATCATCCTCACTCTCACGCCGTAGACCCACGTATGACATCATCCTCACTCTCCCACCGTAGACCCACGTATGACATCATCCTCACTCTCCCACCGTAGACCAACGTATGACATCATCCTCACTCTCATGCCGTAGACCAACGTATGACATCATCCTCACTCTCCCACCGTAGACCAACGTATGACATCATCCTCACTCTCATGCCGTAGACCAACGTATGACATCATCCTCACTCTCCCACCGTAGACCAACGTATGACATCATCCTCACTCTCCCGCCGTAGACCAACGTATGACATCATCCTCACTCTCCCGCCGTAGACCCACGTATGACATCATCCTCACTCTCCCGCCGTAGACCAACCTATGACATCATCCTCACTCTCCCGCCGTAGACCAACGTATGACATCATCCTCACTCTCCCACCGTAGACCCACGTATGACATCATCGTCACTCTCCCGCCGTAGACCAACGTATGACATCATCCTCACTCTCACGCCGTAGACCAACGTATGACATCATCCTCACTCTCCCGCCGTAGACCAACCTATGACATCATCCTCACTCTCCCACCGTAGACACATGTACGACATCATCCTCTCGGTCCCGTTTGGCGAGCGCTGTTTCATGGCGCCCAACGAGGGGAGGCCGGCGTTGACCCGTCCTCCCCCTCGGGGTGATAAGCAGACACCAATGTGGACACCAGGAGTCTGTCCTTGTCCTCTCCCTGGACGTTTCTCATTGTGGTGTATATTAGCATTAGGTAATATAGACCTCAATGCACTTTGCTTTGACTTGAATCAGCTCCTTCCAGTGTACCTGTACAGGTAATACCCAGAACTAGCCACTGGAGGGCGCCAATGTCTTAAATGTGAAACACTTCAATTTGTGGATATTTGCACaggtactttatttattttttagaataatatcatttaaaaaaaaaaaaacaggatttatATCAGTCATTTGATGgctgtatataaaatatatgaatatagtatatatctTAGAGCTCAAGGTTTATTTATAGCTAGAGCAAGGGAAGTAATTCTAGTTTAAAGCAGATTCTGTCAGTGACAATGGGGAACAAAACCAACCTGCAATCCTGCATGACTTCAGAGTTTGGGTTTTAGGGGAAAAAATGAAACATGATGCACACCTTAGGATCGGAAGCTTTGTGAAACGCAGACACGGTCGTTTTTTGGACATGAATTGATATAAAGAACTGGTGCTAAATGTGGCATCGGGTCCGTCCCCGTTCACTAAAACAAACAGGACGGCTTGAGTGAAACACAGTGACTTCACTCCACCTTGTTTGATAGAGGATAGGTTCAGTACACTCCAACTACTTAGACATGCCATGAAATGTACCACAACGTATACAAGTGTGTAAGAAAAATGTTCAGTTGTAGATCCAGCGAGGACACAAGGAATAAATTGTGCAGTTTGGTTGGACTTTAACTTGAATTTACTCCGAGTCCCTGACATGATGAAAGCCCTGGGTTGCATTCAAGCCATAGAAATGTCACGTCACTGTCTCCTGAATATGAATCGGGTTGTTTGCGAAGCCTCTCGGTTGAAATTATTGAGGTGAAATGGGCGAAAAAGCAAATAAGTTAGTGTAAAACAACTCACTCTTAGTATAAGATGGATGAACATTGTCTTAAGGTGGAATCTACTGTGAAAAATTCTTGAAAAGATTTTGTTGAGCTGATTGTTGAGTAAACGTGTGTGTACCTGCTCAAAGGTTTAGATGGTGGATGGTACAGTATTAGGACCCCAGTGGGCTCAGTATTTAACATACGCTGGAAACAGTCGATGTTATCACGCAGAAGAGACCgaagaacacacacagtttgaCCTGTATGAGTAATTTTACACTGCTCTGCTGTTTAATTCCTCCCCTCAGAGACTAACTGTAAACTGAGATGGAGTGGTTGTGGTTTATAAGGAGAACACGGAGCTGAAGATTAATAAAATTCACTGATGTTGGCGGggtttttttccttcattttgGCGTCTTGCTGTCACACAATCTGAATATTGGTCAAAAGCTGTTGATCATCTAACAAGGTGAGTATTGAAAGTgagatgtttacatgctgtaatgttccctgtattccctgtctgtctctttaagcccccccctcctgctctgattggtccgtCTGTCACCGCCTTCGCAGCGTCGCTGCAGtcgccctaaccctaacccagcgTCGCCGCCATCTTGGGCAGGTCAGGACGAgcctgtaaacacatacaagtgaacgggggagctgccgttCTTCTGGATAAAGTAACGTCTATATTCGCAACCGATTTCAATGAGTGGTTTTTATATTCAAGCGTGTATAATCTACGGTGAAATACTGTAGGTTAGATTCCCCCCACAAAAAACCTTTGGTTCACTGAGAGCGATGCTCTCGTTTTCAGGAacgccctgatcacattcacacctggaagctgcccagtacaacctccGACTGATCTGTTGGCCACTGagctccactggagcggttggggttaaggaccttgctcaagggcacctcagtggcGGTAATGAGGGAGAGAGCTCGCTTCTCTAACCTTCAGGCCACCACGGCCCAAGTTTAAgttacatctttacaaaacgTTTGCTTCCGTAGGTCATCAGATATAAGAGCTAGCtagtgtttattattgttagctaagctaatgttagcttataGATCTTCATGTCTCACGTTACATTGTGTTTATATACGCGTCTAATATCGTAAAGGACAAAGCTGATGTCATGTCTTGGGTTTTGGAAGAGTAACGTTAACTGTAAGCTACGCTAACGTTGATACACTTCTtctcctcgtagatcataaatCCTTGAATATAATAACGACTCATTGAAATCGGTTTAGAAATGTCGACgttgtagtcatttttatcctgaAAAACGGCAGCTgccccgttcacttgtatgtgtttacaggccAGTCCTGACCTCCCCAAGATGGTGGCGACGCTGACGTATAGCAGCAacatctatatatacacatctATGGTGTCAACTGCAGTTTAGCTGCATTTCCACCAGTTCCACCTCTGTTCTTtcataatttcacagtatagcACCTAAACCTGAAAAAAGACATGTCCCCTTCTACAGTATGGGACCGTTAATATGTGGAGATTAGactttgttattttcagttCCTCTTGCTGCAACACAAAACATCAAAATTATGCATTTTTCATGGGGTACTTTTTTATTGAGCAGTATACCAACAGCTTCAATAATCATTACTTTTCAGAAGAAAAAGTAGGTGATGCCACGTCTGCCAGGCGAGCCCGGCTCAGTGGAGGCTGATCCCAGGATGTTACCAACCAACACAGGAGAACtcgaaaaaaaagaacaaagggcggaggaaagaagaaaaaaaagctggaaggaagaaaaaaaaagaggtgtgCAGAGTCAAGAGTCTCTTGGTGAGTTTCCTCGGCACGCCCGTCAGCTGGCTCGATTGCACATGAATGGTCACGAGATAAACAGAAGATTGTCCCTCTTTACTTCTGTGCGGGGATCATGCTGTCGATGGCCTCTCCCTTCTCCAGCTTCTTCTCCATCTCCACCATGAGCTTCACACCATCAACCACCAGCTGGACCTGGTACACCTCGGAGGAGCCCAGACGGTCAGCGTTGGAGATGTCGAACACACCACCCACGGAGGCGGTGTCCACACCACCTAAAGAGGACAAGGGACGAGGGACAGATTACACATCACACCTTTCAGCTCTGTAGAATCTCAACAGAGATCTTCAGGGACCCGCCAGGCAGATCCCACAAGCTAAAGAGAGGACATATATTCGCACCTGTGCCACGCTTCTGCAGACGCAGCCTGGTGAGGATCTCTTCGAACTTGGCGTGTGTGCTCAGCTTGGGCAGCTTGACGTGCACGCCACCACGCAGGCCGGTACCGAGGTTGGAGGGGCAGGTCAGGATGTAGCCGAGATGCTCGTTCCACATGAAGCCGTGGTTGTGCTTCTTGAAGATCTCCTCGATCTGGGAGATGAAAATAAGGAAGTCAGAGGAACATCCAGCAGCGATCCACGCCGCCTTCGCTCTCGACTAGGATCGTTTTATTTACCTTCTGCAGGCCGACGCAGAAACGCCTGAAGACCTCCCTCATGTTGCCGCCTGGCTGCATGGAGATGACACGCAGGTGATCCTCCTCGTTCACCCAGACCAGGAAGGTCTTGTTGTCGTTGTGCCTGGATGGAGATGGATTCAAGGGATCAGCATACGGCGAAACATACAGGTGATGCAGAAACATAATGAAAGTGTGAACCCACAATGGGCCTGCTGACAGTTATTGGTCATACTCACATGATGCCTCTGCCATCGGGCCAGTCACGGGCCATGCCAGCGCAGGTCAGCAGGGGAGAGACGGGCttgtcaaacaggaagtggtcagTGATCAGCTGCTCCTGCTCGGCATCGGTCATGGACTTCAGGGGGTAGTACTTTCCCTTGAACTCGCCGTCCAGGCTGGTCAGAGCTGAATCAGAGACACACGTACAGTTAGGACTGATTGAAGTTCTTCTGCGATAGATCTCAACAGGACATGCTGAGCTGAGTGTCTTCTGTCATTTAACATGACCATTTACTGATTTAGCATTAAATGAACGAGCAGAAGAGTGTGTTTCTACCTCGTATCCTTCAAGGACACTTTCCTTCTGTTTGAGGCCCAGCTTACTGCCCAACCCTTTGCATACTTATGGACTCAAACTATTAATAACTTACCCTCAACGGACAGCTTCTCAATGGCTCTGCGCTCCCCACGGCTGTTGTGGGGGGGCAGGGTGAATCCCTTGATGCTGCGGCCGGTACGAACACGGCTGGACAGAACGTAGTTGGGGTCCAGGTCGTCTCCACCCTTAAGACAACATGATAAATTACAAAGTGAGACAGAGGCCACAGACGTAGGACGCTGGGCTTCATCTCTGCTCCATTTGTCTCGCTGAAGGTGTGAAAATCAATGAAATTATCCAACGTAGTGTTCGGTTTAACGTCTGAAACTCTTATTTTACTCCAAGAGTCTTTCCTTAATGAACCATCGTGCTTTCTGCTCTTTGTTAAAAACTGGGCTACTGCACCTTCAGGTTCTCGAAGTTCAGGTCGGTCTTGTGCTTGTCAGTGGGCTTGTATCCATTATGACGGTCGGAGATGACGGGGTCGAGCAGATCCTTGAAGACATCGTAGGACTCCTCATCACCAGCGACGCAGCCAACAGTCATGATGAAGGGGTGACCTGGAGCCAGGGACCCGATAGGAAAGCAGCAGTTAGAAGACGGGAGGGAATCTGAGAATTTGCTGATTTTATGTCCAACAAACGTGCAGTTTTGTTTCAGTTAGTAGAGCTACGTGTCTGAATGgtttagtgtgtcagtgtctcaCCGGGGTTGTCGACACCAGTCTGGATGACGTCATCCAGGGTGTAGCCACTGGGTGTCTGCTTGTCCCTAATCTTGCCATACAGCTCCTTGGTCAGGACCTTGGCCATATGGTTGTTGTGCTTGGACAGGTCTGGGAACTCATCCTCAACTTTGTAGTTGAGTTTGAAGTTGTTGTGGGTGTTTCCGAAAGGCATGATTGCTTTCTGACACtgcaaagataaaataaaaataaaacacaggaTGAGCAAACTTCAGCAGAGACTCTAACACTGTCTGTGAAGGTGATCTGAATATCCCCAAAACATCTTTTAGAGATATGAGATATTCTGCGAGACAGCTGCAGAGTATAAGTGGTGTCGGCAGAGGAATCCTGGTAACAAGTGTCACTCAATTCTCGACGGCTCAGATGTCCAGTTGAAATCGAGCTGGGGGAGGAGACCGCGTCGCCTGGGTGGGTATTTTTAGCATCAGCACATCTAACTGTATACCATTTCTCTAAAATGTCCTCCGCATATACAAGTATCACTTTAATGCTCTTGGCACACGCATCAAACCAAAGTTCTCCAATTTACACGTTGACACATGAAGACGTCTGTGCGGGTCCTGTTTTACATACGTGTCCACTCTGCACCTTCTTTCTATCACACTCCGTATCACTGCACAGCCTGCAGGTTCAAACACTTAACGTTGTCACTATGCTGATCTCCTGACAGCCATCTGACCAGCTGCTGACGCTCCACCACAGTCCAACAAGATCTATTTGCTTCTCATTATCTATACATGTTACCTGTTTCATCTCGCTTTGATCGGCTGATCACATGAAGAAAAACAGACCAATGCAATGATGCACTTGTGACATCACACGAAATGCAATCTGCAGCGGCGTGTAATGGAGCATTTTGGTCATAATTTTTGATGCAGTTATCACTTTGCTAAGAGCTTGAAGCCCAAAAGGCCATCTTAAAAATGTGACTCTTAAACGGCTAGAATCAGTTACTTGACATCCGGAGCCTTCCGGCGGTCTCTGACACGTCTCCAACTGTGAAGCACCTGTCCACATAAATCAGCGTCCCAATGAGAGCGTCCATATATGTAGTGATACAAGTTAATGCAACGAGCAATGCAGCTACCGCTACGCTAAAGCATCATGTTCATGCgtattttcatttcataacaTTATCTGACTAAATTCAATGACCTCTGATACCCAGtatgtctctttttttcccagaatGCATCATATGGATTCAAACATTcaaactaaccctaaccctcaaaCATCTTGGAGTTGTTGTGCATTTATCCTGATTTCACCACAGACTTTGAGTCCCTAACCCTTCATCAGCCAAACACAGTCACGTTCTCTCCGTTCTAAATCTTTGAATGGTTCTCCGAATCCGCATGTCTCCAAATATCTGCTCCTCCTTCTTTAAACTCCACCAAACAGTCAAATGTGATATTTCTTTACCTTCACAGCAGACAAGAACAGAGGTAACAATCCTGGGGATCAGATCCTGTTCACTACAGCCAATATAGGGGTCACCCGACTCTGGAGGTCTTTGCTCCCTGTATATATACCGGCAGACGCTCAGCCATTGGCTTGTCCATTTTAGTGCCTGCTGCGCCCTCATTGGCCGGATCCTCTGCACTGATACTCTGGACAGTTTATGAAAGGGACGCATTTACATCTCAGTCATCCAAGACGGGTACTGCAGCTGTACCCCCCCAACACCACCCCTCACCCACCCATGGCCCATACATAGCACCAGAGAGTATctgagaggggagggggggtcaCAAGGGTGGGTGAGGGGTGGTGGGTTGAAAAAAGCTGAGCTTCACTTTTGCCAAGCATGTTGTGAAGGTTGGAAAGAGTCAGTAttctctatctatctctgaCTGATATCTGGTTATGATGTTAATCCTGAATGGTTCACAGTTGGTGGAGGGTTGGAAAGAGTCGGTACTCTCTCCATCGCTGACTGATATCTGGTTAGGATGTTAATCCTGAATGGTTCACAGTTGGTGGAGACCTCCTTGATGAAGAGTGATGGCCCTCTGAAGGCAGAATGGtctgttttgcactatggaaacACTATATTCAACTACAGCAGCTTGTGGGGGTCAGAACTGGCTCAGGGACGGCTTAAGGCa is drawn from Sebastes umbrosus isolate fSebUmb1 unplaced genomic scaffold, fSebUmb1.pri S34, whole genome shotgun sequence and contains these coding sequences:
- the ckma gene encoding creatine kinase, muscle a — encoded protein: MPFGNTHNNFKLNYKVEDEFPDLSKHNNHMAKVLTKELYGKIRDKQTPSGYTLDDVIQTGVDNPGHPFIMTVGCVAGDEESYDVFKDLLDPVISDRHNGYKPTDKHKTDLNFENLKGGDDLDPNYVLSSRVRTGRSIKGFTLPPHNSRGERRAIEKLSVEALTSLDGEFKGKYYPLKSMTDAEQEQLITDHFLFDKPVSPLLTCAGMARDWPDGRGIMHNDNKTFLVWVNEEDHLRVISMQPGGNMREVFRRFCVGLQKIEEIFKKHNHGFMWNEHLGYILTCPSNLGTGLRGGVHVKLPKLSTHAKFEEILTRLRLQKRGTGGVDTASVGGVFDISNADRLGSSEVYQVQLVVDGVKLMVEMEKKLEKGEAIDSMIPAQK